One part of the Hydrogenobacter sp. T-2 genome encodes these proteins:
- the rplO gene encoding 50S ribosomal protein L15: MKLHELTPNEGAVKEKRRVGRGIGSGLGKTCGKGHKGQKTRSGDRRLPSWFEGGQTPLHKRVPKRGFRPINRVEYAVVNLKTLERYFEAGQEVSPETLLQKGLVRKGMPVKVLGDGELTKPLRVRAHAFSGSARQKIESLGGTCEEIR, from the coding sequence ATGAAACTGCACGAGCTCACACCCAATGAAGGAGCGGTAAAGGAGAAAAGAAGAGTAGGAAGAGGTATAGGCTCTGGACTTGGTAAGACCTGCGGGAAGGGACACAAGGGTCAAAAGACAAGGTCTGGGGATAGAAGGCTTCCCTCATGGTTTGAGGGTGGTCAGACACCACTCCACAAGAGAGTGCCAAAGAGAGGCTTCAGACCCATAAACAGGGTGGAGTATGCGGTAGTAAACCTGAAAACCCTTGAAAGATACTTTGAGGCAGGTCAAGAAGTGAGCCCAGAGACCCTTCTCCAAAAGGGGCTTGTAAGGAAGGGCATGCCCGTCAAAGTTCTGGGAGATGGCGAGCTCACAAAGCCTCTCAGGGTAAGGGCTCACGCCTTTTCAGGCTCCGCAAGGCAGAAGATTGAATCCCTCGGTGGAACCTGCGAGGAGATAAGGTGA
- the rpmD gene encoding 50S ribosomal protein L30, protein MAKLRVKLVRGLAGKSEAQIKAVKSLGLKKLGQEVLLEDNPMVRGNICKAVHLLQVEEVKE, encoded by the coding sequence ATGGCAAAGCTTAGAGTAAAGCTTGTTAGAGGTCTTGCGGGGAAGTCTGAGGCTCAAATAAAAGCGGTAAAGAGCCTTGGGCTTAAGAAGTTGGGTCAAGAAGTGTTGCTTGAGGACAACCCCATGGTAAGGGGGAACATATGCAAAGCGGTTCATCTTCTTCAGGTAGAGGAGGTAAAGGAATGA
- the rpsE gene encoding 30S ribosomal protein S5, translating to MGGVSIESLIDRKRKEQGIAELEDQLQIEERLIYAKRTTRVTKGGKRFSFSALVIVGDKRGFVGFGLGKAREVPIAIAKAIEDGRKHIIRVPIENGTVPHDAIGHYGPTMIKVIPARRGTGIVAGGAAKPIFELAGYTDVLTKLQGSTNPNNVVRAVFDALLKLRSMEEVARERGIDSEVLKKRYNIYARDLRIP from the coding sequence TCGACAGGAAAAGGAAAGAGCAAGGTATAGCAGAGCTTGAAGACCAGCTCCAGATAGAAGAAAGACTAATTTATGCAAAGAGAACCACAAGAGTCACAAAGGGTGGAAAGAGGTTTTCTTTTAGTGCTCTGGTGATAGTGGGCGACAAGAGAGGTTTTGTGGGTTTTGGACTTGGAAAGGCAAGAGAAGTGCCAATAGCCATAGCCAAAGCTATAGAAGACGGAAGAAAGCACATAATAAGAGTGCCAATAGAAAACGGCACTGTCCCACATGACGCGATAGGGCATTATGGTCCTACCATGATAAAGGTTATACCCGCAAGGCGTGGAACAGGTATAGTGGCTGGTGGTGCTGCAAAACCCATCTTTGAATTAGCAGGCTATACGGATGTGCTTACCAAGCTACAAGGAAGCACAAACCCCAACAACGTGGTAAGAGCAGTCTTTGACGCTCTCCTTAAACTTAGGTCTATGGAAGAAGTGGCAAGAGAGCGGGGAATAGACTCGGAGGTTCTGAAAAAGCGTTACAACATTTACGCAAGAGATCTGCGTATTCCATAA